One part of the Cyclobacteriaceae bacterium genome encodes these proteins:
- a CDS encoding amidohydrolase family protein, with protein sequence MKRILITCIVFASVSLVQAQVERGNVLIKGGTVLTVTKGTLENTDVLVRDGKISQIGKAIAAPSGFRVIDAAGMFVMPGIIDAHSHAGIDAINEATAPVTAEVFTGDAVNPFQVGLYRALAGGVTAIHAMHGSANAIGGECETLKLRYGVKDPEAMKMEGAPRTIKFALGENPTRVHGSGNGIVPRTRMGVEFVIREAFSQGKAYMEAWDAYNKAKVQKGFRGTPPAYNKRLETMADILRGNIIIHCHSYRADEIYMLLNVCKDFGIKRLVFQHVNEGFKVAPELAAFGAGASVFSDWWAYKFEVYYSTAYNAAILTRNGVTTSINSDDGELMRHLYHEAGKTQKYGQLTDDEALALITINPAKQLGIDSRVGSIEVGKEADIAIFKNHPLSIYTIPMVTIVDGIVRFDREKDADDQRIYVDPRQTIDVTLHTSSGHDHESCMQGAVYETAKLFGFNLLEK encoded by the coding sequence ATGAAAAGGATATTAATAACATGTATAGTTTTCGCCTCGGTAAGCCTTGTGCAGGCACAAGTGGAACGTGGCAACGTGCTGATAAAAGGAGGCACGGTATTAACCGTAACCAAAGGAACCCTTGAAAACACCGATGTATTGGTGCGTGACGGTAAGATCAGCCAGATTGGAAAAGCAATTGCCGCACCATCTGGTTTTCGCGTTATTGATGCTGCCGGCATGTTTGTAATGCCAGGCATTATTGATGCGCATTCGCATGCCGGTATTGATGCCATCAACGAAGCTACTGCACCGGTAACGGCCGAAGTTTTCACGGGCGATGCCGTGAACCCATTTCAGGTGGGTTTATACCGGGCTTTGGCCGGAGGTGTAACCGCTATTCACGCCATGCATGGCTCGGCCAATGCCATTGGAGGTGAATGTGAAACATTGAAGCTTCGCTATGGCGTAAAAGATCCGGAAGCCATGAAAATGGAAGGTGCCCCGCGAACCATTAAGTTTGCTTTGGGTGAAAATCCTACGCGTGTCCATGGAAGCGGCAACGGCATTGTACCGCGTACCCGTATGGGCGTTGAGTTTGTTATCCGTGAGGCTTTCTCACAAGGCAAGGCTTATATGGAAGCATGGGATGCCTACAACAAAGCCAAAGTGCAAAAAGGTTTTCGGGGCACACCGCCAGCCTACAACAAACGCCTTGAAACCATGGCCGATATTTTACGCGGCAACATCATCATTCACTGCCATTCGTATCGGGCCGATGAAATTTACATGTTGTTAAATGTTTGCAAAGATTTTGGTATTAAGCGCCTGGTGTTCCAGCACGTAAATGAAGGCTTTAAAGTAGCACCTGAGTTGGCTGCATTCGGTGCAGGGGCATCCGTATTTTCCGATTGGTGGGCATATAAGTTTGAAGTGTATTACTCAACAGCCTATAACGCGGCCATTTTAACCCGCAATGGTGTTACAACCTCCATCAACTCCGATGATGGCGAACTGATGCGCCACTTGTACCACGAGGCGGGCAAAACACAAAAGTATGGTCAGCTTACCGATGATGAAGCATTGGCATTGATTACCATTAACCCAGCCAAACAATTGGGTATTGATAGTCGGGTGGGTTCCATTGAAGTGGGCAAGGAAGCAGATATCGCCATCTTCAAAAACCATCCGCTTTCCATTTATACGATTCCTATGGTCACGATTGTGGATGGCATAGTTCGCTTTGATCGCGAAAAGGATGCCGATGATCAGCGCATTTATGTTGATCCCAGGCAGACCATTGATGTTACGCTGCACACCAGCTCCGGTCATGATCATGAAAGTTGCATGCAAGGTGCCGTGTATGAAACCGCAAAATTGTTTGGCTTTAACCTTTTGGAGAAATGA
- a CDS encoding amidohydrolase family protein, with product MRTTIIKLSALLLIFTVLTHTLHAQSPKGKSGTFALTGATIETITKGVIQNGTVVISDGKITAVGTNVTIPQGATVIDCKGKFIYPGMIDGGSILGLSEVGSDPRTNDYNEVGDVIPQMKALAAVNPNAVAIPITRVSGVTTTLVVPQGGLFSGTASLINLHGYTPDQMYAGFDAVVMNFPATGRRGFFDRRSDEDIKKANEKSLAKINEVWEKAVQYHKLDSANKGKVEYYPQLAALLPVVRGERTLLVDVNASKDIQAAIKWVQEKKVKKVIFSGVSEGWRVADELAKAKIPVIAGPVQSLPTREYDRYDRPYANPGLMRKAGVTVALQAGDRNMNYRNLPYHAGFAAAYGMGREEALKAVTIVPAQLFGVADKLGSIETGKSATLFVCDGDPFETKTQVQHVFIEGWQMPMVSRQTELYDEFLQRSPGVKK from the coding sequence ATGAGAACTACAATTATAAAATTGTCGGCACTTCTATTAATTTTTACAGTCCTGACCCATACGCTACACGCGCAAAGCCCTAAAGGTAAAAGCGGAACATTTGCCCTGACAGGAGCCACCATTGAAACCATAACCAAAGGTGTTATCCAAAACGGAACGGTGGTTATCAGTGATGGAAAAATTACGGCAGTGGGAACCAACGTTACCATTCCGCAAGGTGCTACGGTTATCGATTGTAAAGGAAAATTTATTTACCCGGGCATGATTGATGGCGGTTCCATACTTGGTCTTTCTGAAGTAGGCTCCGATCCCCGCACTAACGACTACAACGAAGTTGGCGATGTGATTCCTCAGATGAAAGCTCTTGCCGCTGTTAACCCCAACGCAGTTGCTATACCCATTACACGTGTGAGCGGGGTGACCACAACATTGGTTGTTCCGCAAGGCGGATTGTTTTCCGGAACGGCTTCCCTGATCAATCTGCATGGCTACACACCCGATCAAATGTATGCCGGGTTCGATGCGGTAGTGATGAATTTTCCGGCCACCGGAAGAAGAGGATTCTTCGATCGCAGATCGGATGAGGATATTAAAAAGGCCAATGAAAAGAGTCTGGCAAAAATAAACGAGGTGTGGGAGAAGGCCGTTCAATACCATAAACTGGATTCGGCCAATAAGGGCAAGGTTGAATACTATCCTCAGCTTGCTGCCCTATTACCTGTTGTTCGCGGTGAGCGTACGTTGCTAGTCGATGTTAATGCCTCAAAGGATATTCAGGCTGCCATTAAATGGGTTCAGGAAAAGAAGGTGAAGAAAGTGATCTTCTCCGGTGTTTCAGAAGGCTGGCGCGTGGCCGATGAACTTGCCAAAGCAAAAATTCCGGTAATTGCCGGTCCGGTACAAAGCTTGCCGACCCGTGAGTATGATCGTTATGATCGTCCGTATGCCAACCCGGGGTTAATGCGTAAGGCAGGTGTAACCGTTGCCCTTCAGGCCGGTGATCGTAACATGAACTATCGCAACTTGCCCTATCATGCAGGTTTTGCTGCTGCCTATGGCATGGGACGGGAAGAAGCATTGAAGGCCGTTACCATTGTGCCGGCACAACTTTTTGGTGTGGCCGATAAGTTAGGTTCCATCGAAACCGGTAAGAGTGCCACGCTTTTTGTTTGTGATGGCGATCCTTTCGAAACAAAAACGCAGGTACAACATGTGTTTATTGAAGGCTGGCAGATGCCGATGGTAAGCCGCCAGACGGAGTTGTACGATGAATTTTTGCAACGTTCACCTGGTGTTAAGAAATGA
- a CDS encoding YitT family protein — protein sequence MGSQQRWNQLSALRIRRINIERMIKDTLFISSGVLAAGFGLKGFLLPNKFLDGGVMGISLLVNVLTEINLAYLVFIINLPFVVIAYTQVSKKFAAKTLLAIFLLAVVLRFLEFPIITSDKLLISVFGGFFLGAGIGLSIRGGSVLDGTEVLAIYSSRKTTLTVGDFILIFNIVIFSVAAYVINIETALYAILTYLVASKTVDFVVHGIEEYTSVMIISERSDEIKRAITGKMGRGVTILKGSGGYGKTGHRTKDYDVIYTVITRLELQKMKTEIAKIDENAFVVENSVNDIKGGMIKKRPLEGE from the coding sequence ATGGGCAGTCAGCAGCGATGGAATCAGTTAAGCGCACTACGCATCCGCAGAATCAACATTGAGCGGATGATTAAAGACACCCTGTTTATTTCCTCGGGTGTTTTGGCGGCTGGGTTCGGATTGAAGGGCTTCTTGCTTCCAAATAAATTTTTGGATGGAGGAGTAATGGGTATTTCCTTACTGGTGAATGTTCTCACCGAAATAAATTTAGCATACCTCGTATTCATTATTAATTTACCCTTTGTGGTAATAGCCTACACACAGGTGTCAAAAAAGTTCGCTGCAAAAACATTACTCGCAATTTTTCTGTTGGCTGTTGTGTTGCGCTTTCTTGAATTTCCTATTATTACTTCCGACAAATTGTTAATCTCCGTGTTTGGTGGATTTTTTCTGGGAGCCGGTATAGGCCTTTCCATACGCGGTGGTAGTGTACTTGATGGTACTGAAGTGCTGGCCATTTACAGTAGCCGAAAAACCACTCTTACCGTGGGTGACTTCATCCTGATTTTCAACATTGTAATTTTTTCGGTGGCAGCCTATGTCATCAATATTGAAACGGCCTTGTATGCCATACTTACCTACCTGGTGGCTTCCAAAACAGTTGACTTTGTTGTACACGGTATTGAAGAATACACCAGTGTGATGATCATCTCCGAGCGCAGTGATGAAATCAAGCGTGCCATTACCGGTAAAATGGGAAGGGGAGTAACTATTTTGAAAGGTAGTGGCGGATACGGAAAAACCGGGCATCGTACCAAAGATTATGATGTGATTTATACCGTTATTACGCGCCTGGAACTCCAGAAAATGAAAACTGAAATTGCCAAGATTGATGAGAATGCTTTCGTGGTAGAGAACAGTGTTAACGATATTAAGGGTGGCATGATCAAGAAGCGGCCGTTAGAGGGTGAGTGA
- a CDS encoding NADH-quinone oxidoreductase subunit N: protein MSLNELMIMRHEWALVAVVLLLLIFEIALPDDGKKKINFIAAILVAAVTIIGFLPAESGSLFGGMYVTDPLRMFMKNILNIGVLLIILQSVNWLSQELYNDRSSEFYMLTFSSLIGVSYMISSGHFLMFYLGLELTTIPIAALASYEQFKTKSAEAGIKLILSSAFSSAILLFGISVLFAANGNLYFESFQLSDSVMNILGFIFFFSGLAFKISIVPFHLWTADVYEGSPTNVTSYLSVISKGSAIFILVIVLFTVFNSIQMLWQDVLYATAILTMTIGNLFAIRQQNLKRFLAFSSIAQAGFIMLGVINASALGMATVIYFIVVYVFSNLAAFGVIQTVGHASGKVTIDDYNGLYKTNPQLSLVMMLALFSLAGIPPLAGFFGKFFLFTAVAESGFYVLLMIAVLNAVISLYYYLLVVKAMFINVNENPIAPFKSDYGMRISLVICVAGILATGFYSPVFEYIKNLCETF, encoded by the coding sequence ATGAGTCTGAATGAACTCATGATTATGCGACACGAATGGGCCTTGGTGGCTGTCGTATTGCTATTATTGATTTTTGAAATCGCTCTGCCTGATGATGGTAAGAAGAAAATAAACTTTATTGCTGCAATATTGGTGGCTGCTGTAACCATTATTGGATTTTTACCAGCCGAATCGGGCTCGTTGTTCGGGGGCATGTATGTAACCGATCCGCTTCGCATGTTCATGAAGAACATTCTTAACATCGGTGTGTTGCTCATCATTTTACAAAGCGTGAACTGGCTCAGCCAGGAATTATACAACGATCGCTCCTCAGAGTTTTATATGCTTACGTTCTCGAGTTTGATTGGTGTAAGTTACATGATCTCTTCTGGGCACTTTCTTATGTTTTATCTTGGGTTAGAACTAACCACCATTCCCATTGCGGCATTGGCTTCGTACGAACAATTCAAGACCAAATCGGCAGAAGCGGGCATTAAGCTAATTCTTTCATCGGCCTTTTCATCTGCTATCCTGCTCTTTGGTATTTCTGTATTATTCGCAGCTAACGGAAACCTGTATTTTGAATCGTTCCAGCTATCGGATTCTGTTATGAATATTTTAGGCTTTATCTTCTTCTTCTCCGGGCTTGCTTTTAAGATTAGTATTGTTCCCTTTCATTTATGGACAGCCGATGTGTATGAAGGTAGCCCAACCAATGTTACGTCATACTTATCCGTTATTTCCAAAGGCTCCGCCATTTTCATTTTGGTTATCGTATTGTTCACGGTGTTTAATTCCATTCAAATGCTGTGGCAGGATGTGCTCTACGCTACCGCCATCCTTACCATGACGATCGGTAACCTGTTTGCCATCCGGCAGCAAAACCTGAAGCGCTTCCTTGCCTTTTCCTCCATTGCCCAGGCCGGGTTTATTATGCTTGGCGTTATCAACGCATCAGCATTAGGTATGGCCACGGTAATTTATTTTATAGTGGTTTATGTTTTCTCCAACCTGGCGGCCTTTGGGGTTATTCAAACCGTAGGACATGCATCCGGCAAAGTTACCATTGATGATTACAACGGGTTGTACAAAACCAATCCGCAACTAAGTCTGGTAATGATGCTTGCCCTTTTTTCACTGGCGGGCATTCCCCCGTTGGCCGGATTTTTTGGAAAGTTCTTTTTATTCACTGCAGTGGCTGAAAGTGGATTCTACGTACTCTTAATGATAGCCGTACTTAACGCGGTAATCTCGTTGTATTATTACCTGCTGGTCGTAAAAGCCATGTTTATCAATGTCAATGAAAATCCGATTGCCCCTTTTAAAAGCGATTATGGGATGCGGATATCCTTGGTGATTTGTGTTGCGGGTATACTGGCAACCGGATTTTACAGTCCGGTGTTTGAATACATTAAAAACCTTTGCGAAACTTTCTGA
- a CDS encoding NADH-quinone oxidoreductase subunit M, whose product MLLIPLIVIPALTALAVMFARNAQQVKTLSATGMSIQLVQSFYLLYEFLKERSAGNTETVLFGNRLEWYPSLHISFDYGVDGISVAMILLTSIVIFTGVFASWEVKDQAKEFFASLIILATGVFGFFISLDLFVMFLFFELAVIPMYLLIGIWGSGKKEYSAMKLTLMLMAGSALLVVGILGIYFHSDVNGSHSFNIIDLANQNFPMEMQRIFFPLTFIGFGVIGALFPFHTWSPDGHSSAPTAVSMLHAGVLMKLGGYGCLKVAIYLMPQAANDMAWIFLILTSISVIYGALGVIAQTDLKYINAYSSVSHCGLVLFALLMLNKTASNGAVLQMISHGLMTALFFALIGMLYSRTHTRIVHEMGGLMKVLPFLSVCYVIAGLASLGLPGLSGFVAEMTIFVGAFQHPDMFHRVITIIAISSIVVTAVYILRVVGGLLMGPIKNQEYHHLKDATWYERLATVTLIVAILIIGIAPLWLSDIIMESLGVILD is encoded by the coding sequence ATGTTGCTGATACCCCTCATTGTTATTCCTGCCCTTACTGCACTAGCAGTTATGTTCGCGCGTAATGCGCAGCAGGTTAAAACACTGTCAGCAACGGGCATGAGCATTCAACTTGTTCAATCTTTCTATCTGTTGTATGAATTTCTGAAAGAACGGTCTGCCGGAAATACAGAAACCGTTTTATTTGGTAACCGGTTGGAGTGGTACCCCAGTTTGCATATTTCATTTGATTATGGTGTAGACGGTATTTCCGTAGCCATGATCCTGCTGACTTCCATAGTAATCTTCACCGGGGTTTTTGCCAGTTGGGAAGTAAAAGATCAGGCCAAAGAATTTTTTGCTTCCCTGATCATTCTTGCCACCGGTGTATTTGGGTTTTTCATTTCCCTTGACCTATTTGTGATGTTCTTATTCTTTGAACTGGCGGTTATCCCGATGTATTTGTTGATCGGCATTTGGGGCAGTGGCAAGAAAGAATACAGTGCCATGAAGCTTACGCTGATGCTGATGGCCGGGTCTGCCCTGTTGGTTGTCGGTATACTCGGTATCTATTTCCATTCCGATGTAAACGGTTCGCACAGCTTTAACATCATTGACCTGGCCAACCAAAATTTCCCAATGGAAATGCAACGCATTTTCTTTCCACTCACCTTCATTGGCTTTGGCGTGATAGGTGCGTTGTTTCCTTTCCACACCTGGTCGCCTGATGGTCACAGCTCCGCACCCACTGCCGTTTCCATGCTGCATGCAGGAGTATTAATGAAGCTTGGCGGATATGGTTGTTTGAAAGTAGCCATCTACTTAATGCCACAAGCCGCCAACGATATGGCCTGGATATTTTTAATTCTTACTTCCATTTCGGTGATCTATGGCGCATTGGGTGTGATTGCACAAACTGACTTAAAATACATCAATGCGTATTCTTCCGTAAGCCATTGCGGGTTGGTATTGTTTGCTTTACTGATGCTGAATAAAACCGCCAGCAATGGGGCGGTGCTTCAAATGATTTCGCACGGATTGATGACCGCACTTTTCTTTGCCTTGATCGGCATGTTGTATTCACGAACACACACCCGTATTGTGCATGAAATGGGTGGATTGATGAAGGTGTTACCTTTCTTATCGGTGTGTTATGTTATCGCGGGTTTGGCTTCACTCGGTTTACCCGGGCTGAGCGGTTTTGTTGCCGAGATGACGATTTTTGTGGGCGCGTTCCAGCATCCGGATATGTTTCATCGGGTGATCACCATCATTGCCATTTCTTCTATTGTGGTTACAGCCGTTTATATTCTCAGGGTTGTGGGTGGATTACTGATGGGGCCGATTAAAAACCAGGAGTACCATCATCTTAAGGATGCCACCTGGTATGAAAGGCTGGCAACCGTTACGTTGATCGTGGCTATTTTGATTATAGGTATTGCACCCTTGTGGCTTTCGGATATAATTATGGAAAGCCTGGGGGTAATATTAGATTGA
- the nuoL gene encoding NADH-quinone oxidoreductase subunit L, whose translation MTMGYSVTIFILILPLTVFVLNGLLSNKLPQWLAGWLATISIGVATVLAWLTAYNYFFQSSSYEKLIPVRFTWLRFTETLQIDMGILLDPISVMMLVVITTVSLMVFLYSMGYMQGEKGFVRYFSFLSLFSFSMLGLVVATNLFQLYMFWELVGVSSYLLIGYYYDKPEAVAAAKKAFIVTRFADFGFLVGILLLSYYTGTFDFTEITNPENATIAGMTGISFMGLSVLTWALILIFMGGAGKSAMFPLHIWLPDAMEGPTPVSALIHAATMVVAGVFLVARMFPVFSFHAPEALDAVAFIGAFTLLFAAIIACTQTDIKRILAFSTMSQIGYMMLALGVSGYGSDGLGFTASMFHLFTHAFFKALLFLGAGSIIHAIHKNDIREMGNLRKHQPITHIVFLIACLAIAGIPPFAGFFSKDEILAAAFASNPIYFGIATLAAGLTAFYMFRLYFLVFWGNERNYEHNPHESSALMLIPMIVLAIGSIFTGFIPFGNFVSSDNQPLHAHLNVTVAIISIAVAILGIAVAWGFYKKESVLPEKISNTFGALYHAAVRKFYIDEIYLFITRKIIFNLISRPIAWFDKHMIDGFMDFTASATNWVSKEIKGLQSGQLQHYAYIFLSGVILIVLVMIFTNT comes from the coding sequence CTGACCATGGGTTATTCTGTTACCATATTCATTCTGATACTTCCGCTTACCGTGTTTGTTTTAAATGGACTATTGAGTAACAAACTTCCTCAATGGCTGGCCGGTTGGCTGGCTACGATAAGTATCGGAGTTGCTACTGTACTGGCTTGGCTCACAGCATACAACTATTTCTTTCAATCATCTTCTTACGAAAAATTAATTCCAGTTCGCTTTACATGGCTTCGGTTTACCGAAACCCTGCAAATTGATATGGGTATTTTACTGGATCCCATTTCGGTAATGATGCTCGTAGTGATCACTACAGTTTCCTTGATGGTATTTTTGTACAGCATGGGCTACATGCAAGGCGAAAAAGGATTTGTTCGATACTTTTCCTTCCTTTCCCTTTTCAGCTTCTCCATGCTGGGATTGGTGGTGGCTACCAATTTGTTTCAACTCTATATGTTCTGGGAATTGGTGGGTGTTTCTTCTTATTTGCTCATTGGATATTATTACGATAAACCTGAGGCAGTTGCTGCCGCAAAAAAAGCATTCATCGTTACTCGCTTTGCCGACTTTGGCTTTCTTGTTGGTATTCTCCTGCTCTCCTACTACACGGGTACATTTGACTTTACCGAAATCACTAATCCAGAAAATGCCACCATTGCCGGTATGACTGGAATCTCCTTTATGGGATTGTCCGTTCTTACCTGGGCGCTCATACTCATCTTCATGGGCGGTGCAGGTAAATCAGCTATGTTTCCATTACACATCTGGCTGCCTGATGCCATGGAAGGGCCAACTCCCGTTTCTGCCTTGATACACGCTGCTACCATGGTTGTAGCCGGTGTGTTTCTGGTAGCACGCATGTTTCCGGTGTTTAGCTTTCATGCTCCTGAAGCGCTGGATGCCGTGGCCTTCATTGGTGCTTTCACGCTTTTGTTCGCGGCTATCATTGCGTGCACCCAAACCGATATCAAACGGATACTTGCCTTTTCCACCATGTCGCAAATCGGGTATATGATGCTGGCGCTTGGTGTATCAGGTTATGGCAGCGATGGCCTTGGTTTTACAGCCTCGATGTTTCATTTGTTTACCCATGCTTTCTTTAAAGCCTTATTGTTTCTTGGGGCCGGTAGCATCATTCATGCAATTCACAAAAATGATATCCGTGAAATGGGCAATCTGCGAAAGCATCAACCCATTACCCACATCGTATTCTTAATAGCTTGTTTGGCCATTGCGGGAATTCCTCCGTTTGCCGGATTCTTTAGCAAGGATGAAATTCTTGCGGCAGCCTTCGCTTCAAATCCCATTTATTTTGGCATTGCCACATTAGCCGCAGGGCTCACCGCATTTTATATGTTCCGTTTATACTTTCTGGTATTCTGGGGCAATGAACGAAACTATGAACACAACCCACACGAATCATCGGCACTTATGCTCATACCCATGATCGTGTTAGCAATTGGATCCATATTTACCGGATTCATTCCCTTCGGAAACTTCGTATCATCTGACAACCAACCACTACATGCACATCTCAATGTAACAGTCGCCATCATCTCCATTGCAGTAGCTATTTTGGGTATTGCTGTGGCGTGGGGCTTTTATAAAAAAGAATCTGTACTACCTGAAAAAATATCCAACACATTTGGCGCACTTTATCACGCAGCGGTTCGGAAATTCTATATCGATGAAATTTACCTTTTCATCACCAGGAAAATTATTTTCAATTTAATTTCACGGCCTATTGCCTGGTTCGATAAGCACATGATTGATGGATTCATGGACTTTACTGCCTCAGCCACCAACTGGGTCTCAAAGGAAATCAAGGGCCTGCAATCAGGGCAACTACAGCATTACGCCTATATATTTTTATCGGGGGTTATTCTTATCGTATTGGTAATGATTTTTACAAACACCTGA
- the nuoK gene encoding NADH-quinone oxidoreductase subunit NuoK, whose amino-acid sequence MMEHVPISHVLMVTSTMFFIGAYGFLTRRNLVTMLIGVELMLNAVNINFVIFDRYLFPNQIEGHFFALFIIAIAAAEAAVAIAIFINLYRNIRSIDVEEVDKMKN is encoded by the coding sequence ATGATGGAGCATGTACCCATATCACATGTTTTGATGGTTACGTCTACCATGTTTTTTATTGGCGCTTATGGCTTTCTTACCAGGCGTAACCTGGTGACTATGTTGATTGGTGTTGAACTCATGTTGAATGCAGTGAATATCAACTTTGTGATTTTCGACCGGTACCTTTTCCCCAACCAGATTGAAGGTCACTTCTTTGCCTTGTTTATTATTGCCATTGCTGCCGCTGAAGCAGCCGTGGCCATAGCTATATTCATTAATCTGTATAGAAATATTCGTTCTATTGATGTGGAAGAAGTTGATAAAATGAAAAACTGA
- a CDS encoding NADH-quinone oxidoreductase subunit J: MATSAIIFYTISGVMIIFSLLAVTSRRILRAAVYLLFALAGTAALYFMVDYQFLAAVQLIVYAGGIVVLIIFSILLTTHINEKLEKPAWGKVFITATLALGGLVLTLFILTNHEFVLGTEPLAEATVSVIGERLLGYKAGGYVLPFEVISILLLAAMVGAIVIAKRNATKS, translated from the coding sequence ATGGCAACGAGCGCAATTATATTTTACACCATTTCAGGAGTGATGATCATCTTCTCCCTGCTGGCCGTTACCAGCCGGAGAATTCTTCGCGCTGCTGTTTACCTGCTTTTTGCATTGGCCGGAACAGCCGCGTTATATTTTATGGTCGACTACCAGTTTTTAGCGGCCGTTCAGCTTATCGTATATGCCGGTGGTATTGTGGTGTTGATCATTTTCTCCATTTTATTAACCACCCACATTAATGAGAAACTTGAAAAGCCAGCCTGGGGCAAAGTATTCATTACAGCAACGCTTGCATTAGGTGGGTTGGTACTTACGCTATTTATATTAACCAATCATGAATTTGTTTTAGGTACTGAGCCTTTAGCCGAAGCAACTGTAAGTGTTATTGGTGAACGCTTGCTGGGTTACAAGGCGGGTGGGTATGTGCTTCCCTTCGAGGTAATCAGTATTTTATTATTGGCCGCTATGGTTGGCGCTATCGTTATCGCTAAACGTAACGCAACAAAATCATGA
- a CDS encoding 4Fe-4S binding protein, which yields MKSIVNYFKEIFSGLKSLVTGLRVTGHYFTHPKEIITQQYPENRETLKMFERFRGEVVLLHNENNEHKCTGCSACEVACPNGTIEIIHKRVDVDGRKVKALDTFVYHLQMCTMCGLCIPACPTDAIVMANTFEHAVFDRSKLTKVLNNPGSKIMDGIK from the coding sequence ATGAAAAGTATAGTAAACTACTTTAAGGAAATCTTCTCCGGACTAAAGTCACTCGTTACCGGGCTTAGGGTGACAGGTCATTACTTTACCCATCCAAAAGAAATCATTACCCAACAATATCCTGAAAACCGTGAGACATTAAAGATGTTCGAACGCTTTCGTGGCGAGGTGGTGCTTTTGCACAATGAAAACAATGAACATAAATGCACGGGCTGTTCGGCATGTGAAGTGGCCTGCCCGAACGGAACCATTGAAATTATCCATAAACGCGTGGATGTAGACGGAAGAAAAGTAAAGGCGCTGGACACCTTCGTTTATCACTTACAAATGTGCACCATGTGTGGTTTGTGCATACCTGCCTGCCCCACCGATGCCATTGTAATGGCCAATACATTTGAACACGCAGTTTTTGATAGGTCAAAACTGACCAAAGTCTTGAATAATCCTGGTTCTAAAATTATGGACGGCATTAAATAA
- the nuoH gene encoding NADH-quinone oxidoreductase subunit NuoH, which translates to MVLVGITFMLLFAVLGLVLVYAERKVSAVIQQRLGPMRVGKWGTAQTLADVIKLLLKEPLINKDADRFLFNLAPFVIMIAAFMAIAALPFAKGLHAIDFDIGILYIAAVSSLGVIGILLAGWSSNNKYSLIGAMRSGAQIISYELSVALSLLTIVVLTGSLQLSVIVESQADGWWIFKGHIPAMIAFLIFLIASTAETNRGPFDLAEAESELTAGFHTEYSGLKFAFFFLAEFANMFIVAGIGATVFLGGWMPFHIGTWEGFNVVMDFIPPIVWFFGKVGFMIFLMMWFRWTFPRLRIDQLLTLEWKYLLPINLMNIVLMAFLSLMGWHF; encoded by the coding sequence ATGGTGTTGGTGGGGATTACATTCATGTTGCTGTTTGCCGTGTTGGGATTAGTGCTTGTATATGCCGAGCGAAAAGTAAGCGCTGTTATCCAGCAACGACTTGGCCCGATGCGGGTAGGGAAATGGGGAACTGCGCAAACGCTGGCTGATGTTATCAAACTTCTGCTGAAAGAACCCCTGATAAACAAAGACGCTGACAGATTTTTGTTTAACCTTGCACCCTTCGTTATCATGATCGCAGCCTTTATGGCTATTGCCGCCCTACCGTTTGCCAAAGGTTTGCACGCTATCGATTTCGATATTGGTATTTTATATATAGCTGCCGTTTCATCATTGGGTGTAATTGGAATTTTGTTAGCCGGATGGTCATCCAACAATAAATATTCACTGATTGGTGCTATGCGCTCCGGTGCACAGATCATCAGCTATGAACTTTCGGTTGCCTTATCACTCCTCACCATTGTGGTACTTACCGGAAGCTTGCAACTCAGTGTCATTGTAGAATCGCAGGCCGATGGGTGGTGGATTTTTAAAGGTCACATCCCGGCCATGATTGCCTTCCTGATTTTTTTGATTGCCAGCACTGCAGAAACCAACCGCGGGCCATTTGATTTGGCAGAAGCAGAATCGGAATTAACTGCAGGATTTCATACCGAGTATTCCGGATTGAAATTCGCGTTTTTCTTTCTGGCTGAGTTTGCCAACATGTTTATTGTGGCGGGTATTGGCGCAACTGTTTTCCTGGGAGGCTGGATGCCCTTTCACATCGGAACATGGGAAGGGTTTAATGTCGTGATGGATTTTATTCCTCCCATTGTGTGGTTCTTTGGCAAAGTTGGTTTTATGATTTTTCTAATGATGTGGTTTCGGTGGACATTTCCGCGGTTACGCATTGATCAATTATTGACCTTGGAATGGAAATATTTACTGCCGATAAATTTGATGAACATTGTGCTGATGGCATTTTTGAGTTTGATGGGTTGGCATTTTTAG